One Verrucomicrobiota bacterium genomic window carries:
- a CDS encoding Gfo/Idh/MocA family oxidoreductase — protein MKQRLSRRQFVARSAFATGGLMTVAAFPAAGKIAVGEKLNVGVIGVAHRGGSNLQGVSGENVVALCDVDQGYLQAALEKHKGARTYRDFRELLEHPDLDAVVVSTPDHTHAVATVTAMNKGYHVYVEKPLTRTVSECRRVMETARRMKRVTQIGTQIHAENNYRRVVELIQAGVIGAVKEVHVWVNVTYGGKDLPADRPPVPANLDYELWLGPVAGHFYHPAWIPAAWRNWWAFGGGGLGDFGCHYMDLPFWALGLQTPLTVEVLDGPAVHPHSVPPQLVVRYEFPARGAQPPVALTWYHGGKHPQLVEGALYQQWKSGVLFVGSEGMVISNYGQHALLPEAKFANFTRPPQTIPQSLGHHKEWIAAIKTGGKPLCNFDYSGPLTETVLLGNAAFRVGKKLIWDSARLQATNCPEANAVLQHQYRKGWTL, from the coding sequence ATGAAACAAAGGCTATCCCGGCGCCAATTTGTGGCGCGTTCCGCGTTCGCCACCGGCGGTTTGATGACGGTGGCCGCCTTTCCCGCCGCCGGCAAGATTGCCGTCGGGGAGAAATTGAATGTCGGCGTGATCGGCGTGGCGCATCGCGGGGGCAGCAACCTACAAGGCGTCTCCGGGGAAAACGTGGTGGCGCTGTGCGATGTGGATCAGGGGTATTTGCAGGCGGCGTTGGAGAAGCATAAGGGGGCCCGGACGTACCGGGATTTCCGGGAGTTGCTGGAGCATCCCGACCTGGACGCGGTGGTGGTCAGCACGCCGGATCACACCCATGCGGTGGCGACCGTCACGGCCATGAACAAGGGGTATCATGTGTACGTCGAGAAGCCGTTGACGCGCACCGTCTCTGAATGCCGCCGGGTGATGGAAACGGCGCGCCGGATGAAGCGGGTGACGCAGATCGGCACGCAGATTCACGCCGAAAACAATTACCGGCGGGTCGTCGAGTTGATTCAGGCAGGCGTGATTGGCGCGGTGAAGGAAGTGCATGTGTGGGTGAACGTCACCTATGGCGGCAAGGACCTGCCCGCGGACCGTCCGCCGGTGCCGGCGAACCTGGATTATGAGTTGTGGCTGGGGCCGGTGGCCGGGCACTTCTATCACCCGGCGTGGATTCCCGCCGCCTGGCGCAATTGGTGGGCCTTTGGCGGGGGCGGCCTGGGTGATTTTGGCTGCCATTACATGGATTTGCCGTTCTGGGCGCTGGGCCTGCAAACGCCCTTGACGGTGGAAGTGCTGGATGGGCCCGCCGTCCACCCGCATTCCGTGCCGCCCCAGTTGGTGGTGCGCTATGAGTTCCCGGCGCGCGGGGCGCAGCCGCCCGTGGCGTTGACGTGGTATCACGGCGGGAAACACCCCCAACTGGTGGAGGGCGCGCTGTATCAGCAATGGAAGAGCGGCGTCCTGTTTGTCGGCAGCGAGGGCATGGTGATCTCCAACTACGGCCAGCACGCGCTGCTGCCGGAAGCGAAGTTCGCCAACTTCACCCGGCCGCCGCAAACCATCCCCCAATCCCTCGGGCACCACAAGGAATGGATCGCGGCCATCAAAACGGGCGGGAAACCGCTCTGCAACTTTGATTACTCCGGGCCGCTCACCGAGACAGTGCTGCTCGGCAACGCCGCCTTCCGGGTCGGCAAGAAGCTGATCTGGGACAGCGCCAGACTTCAGGCCACCAATTGCCCGGAAGCCAACGCCGTGCTGCAACATCAATACCGCAAAGGCTGGACCCTGTAG